In Macadamia integrifolia cultivar HAES 741 unplaced genomic scaffold, SCU_Mint_v3 scaffold_210A, whole genome shotgun sequence, the following are encoded in one genomic region:
- the LOC122071323 gene encoding uncharacterized protein LOC122071323 isoform X1, with amino-acid sequence MEASPSHLVRKQSQQTPMRKLSSSGSQKDLWFVTQEGSLSEVDSALALLKKNGGNINSRNMFGLTPLHIATWRNHIPIVRSLLAAGADPDTRDGESGWSSLHRALHFGHLAVASVLLQSGASLTLEDSKCRTPVDLLSGPVMQAVGNVHKAAVTEVFSWGSGANYQLGTGNAHIQKFPCKIDSLQGSSIKLISAAKFHSVAVGAHGELYTWGFGRGGRLGHPDFDIHSGQAAVITPRQVSFGFGSRRVKAVAAAKHHTVIATEGGEVFTWGSNREGQLGYTSVDTQPTPRRVSSLKPKVIAVSAANKHSAVVSESGQVFTWGCNKEGQLGYGTSNSASNYTPRVVESVKLKHVIGVSTSKYHTIVSGDGEVHTWGHRQVNPRKVDIAKCRNSGSVKFHHFGRSKVVAIAAGMVHSMALTADGSVFYWNSANPERCQQLYSISGRNVVSISVGKYWASAVTDRGDVYMWDGRKSKDEPPVTTRLHSVKRVTSVSVGETHMLFVCALYHPLCQPKLVEKPHEPTLELTDELEELDEHFMFTDMKEESRNIASSVQEDYLDNRCVPSLKSLCEKVAVQSLVEPKNAIQLLEIADALGADDLKKHCEEMTIRNLDYIFTVSTLAIASASLDILASLEKLLDSRSSEPWSYRRLPTPTATFPAIINSEEEYNENEYLRVRASSMKPISKNQVYQGSDCFQLNKDGTDPAILKAVRNLRKKLQQIEMLEKKQSNGHLLDEQQIAKLRTKPFLENSLADLGIPVGAQENASSSILLDGKGKKVDLPRKQRKKNKQKMEEVEASSRSTESGAEPVPVKGFLSIEIAHTPKHKEVDTNFEETDGSQVGEESSLCSLKKEIPENLSGKDPLPTTSKKKKKKGGLSMFLSGGLDDDPRYAACSLPIPKSEGPAWGGAQILNGSTSLHEIQNEQSRTKKCQPSRMVKDLAEDIVNGRSGGQIRLGLFLPEGTISSPIPVGSAHASPMSNGEKSTPPWTGAGTSPMYSKPSLRDIQLQQV; translated from the exons ATGGAGGCTTCACCATCACATCTAGTTCGGAAGCAGAGTCAACAGACACCTATGCGCAAATTGTCCTCTAGTGGATCCCAAAAAGATCTATGGTTTGTTACGCAGGAAGGTTCACTATCTGAAGTAGATTCAGCTTTGGCACTTCTGAAAAAGAATGGGGGGAATATCAATTCAAGGAATATGTTTGGCCTTACTCCTCTTCACATTGCAACCTGGAGAAATCACATTCCCATTGTGAGGAGCCTACTTGCAGCTGGTGCTGATCCTGATACAAGG gatgGGGAATCGGGATGGAGTAGCCTACATAGGGCTCTCCATTTTGGTCATCTTGCTGTGGCAAGTGTTCTTCTTCAATCTGGTGCTTCTCTTACATTGGAAGACTCCAAATGTCGAACACCTGTCGATCTCCTCTCTGGGCCTGTGATGCAGGCTGTTGGAAATGTACATAAAGCAG CTGTGACAGAAGTCTTTAGCTGGGGAAGTGGTGCTAACTATCAACTGGGAACTGGGAATGCACACATTCAGAAGTTTCCGTGTAAAATTGATTCACTTCAAGGCTCTTCTATCAAATTGATATCTGCTGCAAAGTTCCACAGCGTAGCAGTTGGTGCTCATGGAGAACTGTACACTTGGGGATTTGGAAGGGGAGGTCGGCTTGGACACCCTGACTTTGATATCCATAG CGGTCAAGCTGCAGTTATCACTCCTCGGCAggtttcttttggttttggttcccGCCGAGTGAAGGCAGTTGCAGCTGCTAAACATCACACTGTTATAGCAACAGAAGGCGGGGAAGTATTCACTTGGGGATCCAATAGAG AAGGTCAGCTTGGTTACACTTCTGTGGATACCCAACCAACACCACGGCGAGTGAGTTCCCTCAAACCAAAAGTAATTGCTGTCTCTGCTGCGAACAAACATAGTGCTGTGGTTTCTGAATCTGGTCAAGTTTTCACGTGGGGCTGCAACAAGGAGGGCCAACTTGGTTATGGTACATCCAACTCTGCTTCAAACTACACTCCTCGAGTTGTTGAATCAGTGAAACTCAAACATGTGATAGGAGTTTCAACATCAAAATATCATACGATTGTATCAGGAGATGGAGAG GTGCATACTTGGGGACATAGACAAGTCAACCCAAGAAAAGTGGACATCGCCAAGTGTAGGAACAGTGGGTCAGTTAAGTTCCATCATTTTGGACGATCTAAAGTGGTTGCCATAGCCGCAGGGATGGTGCATAGCATGGCTCTCACAGCTGATGGTTCAGTGTTTTATTGGAATTCTGCTAATCCAGAAAGATGTCAACAG TTATATTCTATCAGTGGTAGAAATGTGGTCAGTATATCCGTGGGAAAGTACTGGGCCTCTGCAGTTACAGATAGAGGTGATGTTTATATGTgggatggaaggaaaagtaaGGATGAGCCTCCTGTTACAACTCGGCTGCACAGTGTGAAGAGGGTTACATCAGTTTCAGTTGGTGAAACACATATGTTATTTGTCTGTGCTCTTTATCACCCCCTTTGTCAGCCTAAATTGGTGGAGAAACCTCATGAGCCAACATTAGAGCTTACTGATGAATTAGAGGAGTTAGATGAACATTTTATGTTCACTGATATGAAGGAAGAAAGCAGAAATATAGCATCAAGTGTACAGGAGGATTACCTGGATAACAGATGCGTGCCTAGCTTAAAAAGTCTTTGTGAAAAGGTAGCAGTGCAGTCTTTAGTGGAGCCAAAAAATGCTATACAGCTGCTTGAAATTGCTGATGCTTTGGGGGCAGATGATctgaagaagcattgtgag GAGATGACCATTCGTAACCTCGACTACATATTTACAGTCTCTACACTGGCTATTGCGAGTGCATCGCTTGATATTCTAGCTAGTCTAGAGAAACTATTAGATTCAAGGTCCTCTGAGCCATGGAGTTACCGTCGGCTGCCAACACCAACAGCTACTTTTCCTGCCATCATCAACAGTGAAGAGGAGTATAATGAGAATGAATACCTCAGGGTACGTGCTAGTTCAATGAAACCCATCTCAAAAAATCAGGTGTACCAAGGATCTGACTGCTTTCAGCTGAATAAAGATGGTACTGATCCGGCTATCTTGAAAGCAGTCCGAAATCTGCGGAAGAAGTTGCAGCAGATTGAGATGCTTGAGAAAAAACAGTCTAATGGTCATCTTCTCGATGAGCAGCAAATTGCAAAGCTCCGAACAAAGCCGTTTCTTGAAAATTCACTTGCTGATCTTGGTATCCCAGTTGGGGCACAAGAGAATGCTTCATCTTCTATCCTGCTGGatgggaaagggaagaaggtTGATCTACCTagaaaacagaggaagaagaataaacaGAAAATGGAAGAGGTGGAAGCTTCCTCTCGAAGCACTGAAAGTGGTGCAGAACCAGTCCCTGTAAAGGGTTTCTTGAGCATTGAGATCGCTCATACTCCCAAGCATAAG GAGGTTGATACAAATTTTGAAGAGACTGATGGCAGCCAGGTTGGGGAAGAGTCTTCTTTGTGCAGTCTGAAGAAAGAAATTCCTGAAAACCTCAGTGGCAAGGACCCATTACCAACCACatctaagaagaagaaaaagaaaggtggtCTCTCGATGTTCTTGAGtggtggccttgatgatgaTCCTAGATATGCTGCTTGCTCGCTTCCAATCCCCAAAAGTGAAGGCCCCGCATGGGGTGGGGCTCAGATTTTGAACGGATCCACTTCGCTCCATGAGATCCAGAATGAGCAGAGCAGAACAAAAAAATGTCAGCCAAGTAGGATGGTTAAGGATCTGGCTGAAGATATTGTAAATGGAAGAAGTGGTGGACAAATCCGATTGGGTCTGTTTTTGCCAGAGGGTACGATATCTAGCCCAATACCTGTTGGTTCTGCTCATGCATCACCAATGTCTAATGGAGAGAAAAGCACACCCCCCTGGACTGGTGCTGGGACTTCTCCTATGTACTCTAAGCCATCTCTTAGGGACATTCAACTGCAGCAGGTATGA
- the LOC122071323 gene encoding uncharacterized protein LOC122071323 isoform X2 yields the protein MQAVGNVHKAAVTEVFSWGSGANYQLGTGNAHIQKFPCKIDSLQGSSIKLISAAKFHSVAVGAHGELYTWGFGRGGRLGHPDFDIHSGQAAVITPRQVSFGFGSRRVKAVAAAKHHTVIATEGGEVFTWGSNREGQLGYTSVDTQPTPRRVSSLKPKVIAVSAANKHSAVVSESGQVFTWGCNKEGQLGYGTSNSASNYTPRVVESVKLKHVIGVSTSKYHTIVSGDGEVHTWGHRQVNPRKVDIAKCRNSGSVKFHHFGRSKVVAIAAGMVHSMALTADGSVFYWNSANPERCQQLYSISGRNVVSISVGKYWASAVTDRGDVYMWDGRKSKDEPPVTTRLHSVKRVTSVSVGETHMLFVCALYHPLCQPKLVEKPHEPTLELTDELEELDEHFMFTDMKEESRNIASSVQEDYLDNRCVPSLKSLCEKVAVQSLVEPKNAIQLLEIADALGADDLKKHCEEMTIRNLDYIFTVSTLAIASASLDILASLEKLLDSRSSEPWSYRRLPTPTATFPAIINSEEEYNENEYLRVRASSMKPISKNQVYQGSDCFQLNKDGTDPAILKAVRNLRKKLQQIEMLEKKQSNGHLLDEQQIAKLRTKPFLENSLADLGIPVGAQENASSSILLDGKGKKVDLPRKQRKKNKQKMEEVEASSRSTESGAEPVPVKGFLSIEIAHTPKHKEVDTNFEETDGSQVGEESSLCSLKKEIPENLSGKDPLPTTSKKKKKKGGLSMFLSGGLDDDPRYAACSLPIPKSEGPAWGGAQILNGSTSLHEIQNEQSRTKKCQPSRMVKDLAEDIVNGRSGGQIRLGLFLPEGTISSPIPVGSAHASPMSNGEKSTPPWTGAGTSPMYSKPSLRDIQLQQV from the exons ATGCAGGCTGTTGGAAATGTACATAAAGCAG CTGTGACAGAAGTCTTTAGCTGGGGAAGTGGTGCTAACTATCAACTGGGAACTGGGAATGCACACATTCAGAAGTTTCCGTGTAAAATTGATTCACTTCAAGGCTCTTCTATCAAATTGATATCTGCTGCAAAGTTCCACAGCGTAGCAGTTGGTGCTCATGGAGAACTGTACACTTGGGGATTTGGAAGGGGAGGTCGGCTTGGACACCCTGACTTTGATATCCATAG CGGTCAAGCTGCAGTTATCACTCCTCGGCAggtttcttttggttttggttcccGCCGAGTGAAGGCAGTTGCAGCTGCTAAACATCACACTGTTATAGCAACAGAAGGCGGGGAAGTATTCACTTGGGGATCCAATAGAG AAGGTCAGCTTGGTTACACTTCTGTGGATACCCAACCAACACCACGGCGAGTGAGTTCCCTCAAACCAAAAGTAATTGCTGTCTCTGCTGCGAACAAACATAGTGCTGTGGTTTCTGAATCTGGTCAAGTTTTCACGTGGGGCTGCAACAAGGAGGGCCAACTTGGTTATGGTACATCCAACTCTGCTTCAAACTACACTCCTCGAGTTGTTGAATCAGTGAAACTCAAACATGTGATAGGAGTTTCAACATCAAAATATCATACGATTGTATCAGGAGATGGAGAG GTGCATACTTGGGGACATAGACAAGTCAACCCAAGAAAAGTGGACATCGCCAAGTGTAGGAACAGTGGGTCAGTTAAGTTCCATCATTTTGGACGATCTAAAGTGGTTGCCATAGCCGCAGGGATGGTGCATAGCATGGCTCTCACAGCTGATGGTTCAGTGTTTTATTGGAATTCTGCTAATCCAGAAAGATGTCAACAG TTATATTCTATCAGTGGTAGAAATGTGGTCAGTATATCCGTGGGAAAGTACTGGGCCTCTGCAGTTACAGATAGAGGTGATGTTTATATGTgggatggaaggaaaagtaaGGATGAGCCTCCTGTTACAACTCGGCTGCACAGTGTGAAGAGGGTTACATCAGTTTCAGTTGGTGAAACACATATGTTATTTGTCTGTGCTCTTTATCACCCCCTTTGTCAGCCTAAATTGGTGGAGAAACCTCATGAGCCAACATTAGAGCTTACTGATGAATTAGAGGAGTTAGATGAACATTTTATGTTCACTGATATGAAGGAAGAAAGCAGAAATATAGCATCAAGTGTACAGGAGGATTACCTGGATAACAGATGCGTGCCTAGCTTAAAAAGTCTTTGTGAAAAGGTAGCAGTGCAGTCTTTAGTGGAGCCAAAAAATGCTATACAGCTGCTTGAAATTGCTGATGCTTTGGGGGCAGATGATctgaagaagcattgtgag GAGATGACCATTCGTAACCTCGACTACATATTTACAGTCTCTACACTGGCTATTGCGAGTGCATCGCTTGATATTCTAGCTAGTCTAGAGAAACTATTAGATTCAAGGTCCTCTGAGCCATGGAGTTACCGTCGGCTGCCAACACCAACAGCTACTTTTCCTGCCATCATCAACAGTGAAGAGGAGTATAATGAGAATGAATACCTCAGGGTACGTGCTAGTTCAATGAAACCCATCTCAAAAAATCAGGTGTACCAAGGATCTGACTGCTTTCAGCTGAATAAAGATGGTACTGATCCGGCTATCTTGAAAGCAGTCCGAAATCTGCGGAAGAAGTTGCAGCAGATTGAGATGCTTGAGAAAAAACAGTCTAATGGTCATCTTCTCGATGAGCAGCAAATTGCAAAGCTCCGAACAAAGCCGTTTCTTGAAAATTCACTTGCTGATCTTGGTATCCCAGTTGGGGCACAAGAGAATGCTTCATCTTCTATCCTGCTGGatgggaaagggaagaaggtTGATCTACCTagaaaacagaggaagaagaataaacaGAAAATGGAAGAGGTGGAAGCTTCCTCTCGAAGCACTGAAAGTGGTGCAGAACCAGTCCCTGTAAAGGGTTTCTTGAGCATTGAGATCGCTCATACTCCCAAGCATAAG GAGGTTGATACAAATTTTGAAGAGACTGATGGCAGCCAGGTTGGGGAAGAGTCTTCTTTGTGCAGTCTGAAGAAAGAAATTCCTGAAAACCTCAGTGGCAAGGACCCATTACCAACCACatctaagaagaagaaaaagaaaggtggtCTCTCGATGTTCTTGAGtggtggccttgatgatgaTCCTAGATATGCTGCTTGCTCGCTTCCAATCCCCAAAAGTGAAGGCCCCGCATGGGGTGGGGCTCAGATTTTGAACGGATCCACTTCGCTCCATGAGATCCAGAATGAGCAGAGCAGAACAAAAAAATGTCAGCCAAGTAGGATGGTTAAGGATCTGGCTGAAGATATTGTAAATGGAAGAAGTGGTGGACAAATCCGATTGGGTCTGTTTTTGCCAGAGGGTACGATATCTAGCCCAATACCTGTTGGTTCTGCTCATGCATCACCAATGTCTAATGGAGAGAAAAGCACACCCCCCTGGACTGGTGCTGGGACTTCTCCTATGTACTCTAAGCCATCTCTTAGGGACATTCAACTGCAGCAGGTATGA